The genomic stretch tttatacTTTTTTGTAAGTAAGATGATTTGAATCCAAGAtatcttactttttttttattttatactttGTCTTTTACGACTAAAAACATCTTATTGCTAGTTATCGTTTAACAAACTTTTACTTTAAATTTATTATGCTATTTGCTAtaacatttttttattatatgttTGGCTATTCACTCTTCCAACCTAAAATCCTAGATCCGTCATTGCATGCATGCAAATTCAAGATGATGAGTTTGGGACTGGGGCAGGTACGGTTAGGATTAGGTGCAATGGGtacaattatttttcttttttgttattgatttggtGTACACTCATACAACTTTATTGCATTTCATGATATAGTGTACATTCATGCAATGTTTTGTTGTACAGTATAAAATATAACAAATCTGTATGAGTGTATGTCAAGTAAAACAACCGAACTAACCACACCTATTATTAACTCTACTTACTCTATTCGAGAACAATGACAAAAGCGAGGCCATAATAATCAATTTAAAATGCTGAGAACCCAATATCAAACTATTACTTGTATACTTCAtttgcatcaatttttttttctaactcTTTGCAAACGAAATTAACATTCTTTGACCAATACAAAGGCAACAATGGATATGTTTAATTAAAATTAGTAAAGGAAGACTAATGGACACTGCTCTAACAAACTAAATCTCCTTAATTCACAAGACTCTAATGAACAATTAGACTAAGCgcaaaattagaaataaaaaattcttaatcaaactaaaattaaagcaaatcCAAGCTGTAAATCCCTCCTAAATGCCCACAGGTGCACTGTCATTCCTTGTCTCAGTTCATTCTTCTGCACAACCTTGACCCAGTTAGTGATCAATGCAAAGTTGTAACTTATTTTACCATCTTTTTTACCCATCTCCCATCGTCTCAGGTTCATTCTGCCTTCATCAAGGGATGGATCAACAAAAATGGCATCAATTCCAAACTTCTGGTTGGGATCCCAAAAACGAGCCTGCTCTTCAGCAGTCAGAAACCCATTCTTGATCTGCTTAAATGGCACCAGCAGCCTACTGAAATGCGTCTTCACATCGGTCTCTGTTAACACCTTTTGAAACACAAATACAATGCTTTCCTCTGAACCCCCAAATTCCAAAATTCTGTTCTTGAATTTCTCTGGAATAGTACTGATAGTTGACGTTAATGGTCCATCAGGATATCTAGGCTTCCCTTTTGCTTTCTTGGAACGTGGCATCTCTATTTCTTGATGATCAGTACAATTTTCTTCACTGGGTGATCCCAGTCTCTTCAATTGGGGCTTCTTAATTATATCCCCATATGAGAACAGAACGTGATTTCCATCATCTTCTTGATGTTTGCCTTCAAAATCAAACTGGGATATTGCTGAAGGAAGTTCCTCGGACAATAATGTGTGGTTGGAGCCAGTCTTCCTTCTGAACGATCTTTTCCCTTTAGTGAAATTGACATCAATTTTACCAACAAGAAGCTGCAATTTACCGACCCCATCTGAACCATTGTCCATTGATGattcttctgtttctttttcagcaagaagtttcaagaaagtGGAAAGATTTCGCCTGagcttcctttctttttcctcctcctccAGTCTGATCCTCTCTACTTCTGCAACTGCAACCAAGATATCAAATTTACCCCAGTTCGGGTACAGTTCAATACCCGAATAATCAAGACGGCGTTCATCATCATTACTACTGCTCTTCCCCATCTCTTTATTCAATTCTTCCTTCTTTGAGTTTTCAACGACTAGAATTGAAAACCCTTTTTCAAGAATCAACAACCAAACTCGAGAACACTTGCTTAATCGAAAAAACAAACACTGAGAATTCAACTTATCAAGAATAAGTAAAAAGTTGTTCCTTTCTTTACGGTACTAGTATTTATAAAAGAAGTAACCTTCCTACTAAATGGTAACTGTGATTTGATGTACTTTGGAGAGTGATTCCTTGCGAAATTGGGAAAGAGAGGACTTACTCTCCTAAGTTGGGATTTGGCTAATTAGCCGTTGTAGCGGCTTTTAGTTGCCGCATAAGCTCCGGTTGAACTGACCTATATGTTGGTGGTTTCTTTGAATAAGATTACAGCCCAGTTATTGGCTTAAACAATGGCTTACATAAGTTCATATCGCTTTAGTACAGTCCTTTACCCTCTAAACTACAATCAGTcggcattttttttctttgttaattATCCGTGAAAGATAATATTGATTATTTGGGAAAATCTTTTAATTCCACGACCCATatagcctttttttttgtggtgaTGTATTGtatgcaaaataaaatcatGATCCGAaaaaatgaatgtgatggacaTACGTGCTTGAAGTCATAGATGGAACTAAAATATATATCTTGAAGGGAAAATTTTAATGTATCCAAGCTTAAACATACAACCTAAAATATTTTTAAGAtttttgacgggtttttactttaagtgcaagtttaattccgaatttacacccgttggactgcaagtatacaggtcgcaattgtagtatgagatgtgtatcgggtcgatcccacgaggagcaatttaaaacaattattagatactaatttactctattatttagactcacaattaatttgagcagaaacttcagattttaattcaactacaaaaattcttaaatagataaatgcaatttcacaataggagtagaattcactaaatattaagatctagggatgtagattccacttataacacaaaagatctaaaatgaattaattcaacacttgttactgctcttgtttaaccaaggattcatttccagaaataccaaaatcacattctcatgataataatgggttaaaacagattagtttttcctaatctcttggtaaatactaaatctgttcttattcacacatgaaatgcagatttcatccacttgaatgtatttctattctcatgaatatactactcaagctctacttatgtcattccattatttttaccatttctcaatgagtaaaaacaactataaacctgctattggtgatcaagcaacaacaagtaatccaacatacacaagtagataagttaatacaagacataacaagcataaatcacaatcacttcatatcatttggccataagcttcatctactccctagataaaggaaattagctactcatgaatgatgaaacactcataacttcattaatgcaaatcatcatgaatttacaaatacaaaaagagtaaagaaagtcttagccaagatatggtgaagccttccaaaaatctccttgtcttgaacttagatgattacaagatgaaacctcaattgtCCCTTGCAAGTACCTAGCTAGAGAGACTATGTTTTTCTGTCAGAAACTAAGCTACGAATGGATGTCCAGACCTCTCCCTCtatctctgcataaaaactactcaaaagctccatttttccaagtcaaattctatcctttgattcccaaatctccactttgttagcatagtcaaaaaccaatatttttgacttgaaaataagccacttttcttgcccttttgtcttctgaagcatgtgcaccgaattcccttgcatcttatagctggaaagtggtatgaacacaagagaattggctgagtcaaattgcagaatttcggctataaaacgcgcctacacaaaacgcggttacaagtcacgttttgtgtactcgcgtattcactttggccttacttcatctgcgattttctctatcataaaggccgaactagcttttgtgcaaaacacaaaagttgtagccctttgagttagctttccaatgcttcaagaatcatccaaatcggagctttgtagcctgagatatgatcgaaatactgaagagtgtcaaaactgacttgtattgcatttcctcacttgaacgtttttcacttcattcttcttgttgccacttgaatttatcaccaaatctctattttttacctcatttgacatcctttggtgattgaatcatcattcctgcataaaaatgaagtttttaccattaaaatcaatagaaatgcaatattatccacttttaccaaaaatatataattttaccaaaaacctctttattttaattataaaactaaataatcaactcaaaattaactaataaaatgcacttaaaaatacgtaaaataaactcttatcaaatacctccacacttgaatcattgcttgtcctcaagcaatataaaattccaaccatcaatgatccaaaaattgaaaataaacatatgtagtatttcaactccatttccttgaatcaaggtaaataacccttatgtgatctttccattaagttcaagtactcataatatcaagcaaagaagagccaagtataccataattttaccaattcaactcaacttcttatttttatctaatttcgcaagcaagcaactcctatagtcaataaagatgctaactaatctcatgatcaacttcttatttttcttaaagagggatttaattaattaattaattaatttatttattttttatttatttattttaagggttaaatattacttaagttgtgaaaaatgccttttgacgcgaagatcaacatttttagatgcagatccccggttactcaacatttcacatactcaagttgctttgcatactcttaattcaagtacctttttacgcgaatgtcgacatttgtagatgccaacccccggttactcggtacgagaatcattggagtagaataaccattttttttttctttaacaatatataataaaattccctctaagagtaatcatgagaagagtatgacacttattaaccatattaatttcttatcttataaaattagataaaaagaagaattttcatcaaatatacaaaatgtaggcataattttctccactttactagatatactttcctatagatgtaaaaattataatcacataaaaatcatttccaaatttcatgagaaaagaagtatcaaaaccgcatatatttatttcaaaaggataagtgacaaaattttatttatttattatagttaataacatatatatgtataaggttttggaaaaattttgacagagtctccccttaaaagtggactaaaactccctgccagcaaccacaagaaacaccatttaagcacaagaattatatcaaacacaactaaaatcacaagtaccacacatttcttcccccacacttagaatacacattgtcctcaatgtgtagggaaagaaaagaaaagaaacaaaagaaaggaacaagTGACTCCCCAAGTGATATGGCTGCGGTCCAGTGAAGCCTTGAATCATGAGCCATCGACCGCTCAACCATCTACAGTCAACGATCTACTAGTTACTGCCACAAGttccaaaattcaaaataagGAATGTAAGTTAACCTTTttaaaacaaaagataaaaaataacacgcaaacaagcaaacaaaagaaaagccagCCAAAGGGCAGCCTCAATCATCCTCTTCAtcgtcatcttcatcatcatcgaTGGGAGGTGGGCGTGTGCctaaatgatcttcaattcggtcCAGGCGAGTATCCATTCTGGCTAAATGATGGTCGATGTCGTCCAAGCGACCGAAAAGCCGCTGCCAGTTGGTCTGtggcggaggaggaggtggtgctgcagtagatggtccagctccatcgcgaccatgtctagccttttgtctccgctcctgaacagggcgtggaatgtctcccgtgccaataccaaggcggcgaagagtagtgatagtcatctcagcacgtggtggaacatactcccgccgcatgccttccaagggaacttcaaaacgggggaagattaaagtcagtagacgaggaaatgaaagtttgaaagaagttgtcttacgcctcgccgtagacctaatgtggctgatgatgatgttcggCAATGAAATTCGAGCATACGGGGAAGTTCGGTTGTGGAACATGTAATCAAGGAAGTAAATATCGCTCTTGCGaacctccgtgtgccccgtcttctttgggatgacattgtgagccatcatgtaaataataagccgatgacgaggttcgaaGACATTCGCCAAAATGGTCTCCTTCCTTGTTGAGCGAAAAGGCTGGTACTCGAGACCAAATCTGGCCATGGCCAATGATggatcccacctcctattcgggggaacaaactccttcttcaaatctactggacgtccgtcatccatacaccccaaaatagcagccaaatcttgccgtgacaaggtgattcgtcttccacgcacccaggactcaattatttctccactatggcgcgccttactttcaatgttggcgtaaaactcgcgcaccaggtctgggtagtaatggtttggaagggtgagaatcggagcccatcctagctgagcaaaagcttctgagatgttgtacatcatctcaactggTGGACTGACGTGCATCTCAAATAAAAACTCCAAATTAGCACGCGCCTCATGCCACTCCTGATTCCTGCGAGTGTTGAACCTAGCACTGTCAAATACCGATCTTCCCGCTCCACGGGAGGTGCCCTCACCAGGTCGACGGTTAATtggtggaggagaaggtgaattctcctcttcagtcacctccatctcttcattaacctccctctcctcactactagaggatgaaagtaccgctcttcttcctcttggcatagtacctaaaaaatatttcaattattCACATGTACTACAACTCATttttttggcaacaaaagttCAGCATTAATCCAAATAACCTCAAATACAATTGCTCAAGTTCTAATCATTCAATGATCGTACAAGACATATTTTCTGCCTAAAGTtgcccaaaatcaccaaattacacaagatatgtatcaattataattcaattagtgaaaataggagcaattatgattataactatttagaattaacaataataatatgcttttagctataatcatgtttaggcaaaaattaaactaactaactcaccaaatcaaccaaattactcactatacacaatgcacatgcttaaacatcatcaactaaccctttttaaccataatttaacatcaccaatggctcaaaaacatcctagttcctttttccaatttcatctaaatatagcaattgtgaattttaaagtacttgaaaaccaataaattgctacatttaaacatttaaacatgcttaaacaatcataataatcatgaataaaatcaaaaatagccatgaacctcatcaaattttcgaaattaaaagatgtcagatagctcaggataaaaaatatgaacttctaaaatcaaaagatttgatgaagaaacttacctcaatcacgtagaaggatgtttggtgatgctaaaaatgcaaaaagccctatgaaacaacctccaattgacctccaattgaagaaattggagtttaagaaccctaaccttcaatgcttcaaaaacctgattttaagtgtttttcttgaattttaatcggttaaaaaggttgtatgaagctcaaaaggtgttggggtgatgatttctagcaagattatggagtaaaaatgaagatttgtgaggtgggtagaagagaagaagaaaaacgcgcctgaaaaattaaaaagagaggaaaaaatgaagctgaaatcgcgtttctgaaggctATATTCAGACACACAAAACGCGACtcaaaacgcgccttcaactcgcgtttctAAAATCGCGTTTTCTTCCCAAATCTTGCAGCACTTAAAACGCGACTGTGtttgaaaacgcgacttagaGTCGCGTTTCATAAGTCGCGTTTTTGAgtcttgatccaggcttgaaaacgcgatttccattaaaacgcgactttgggtcgcgttttgaaggcgcgttttcttttctgcagttgcagaattgaaaacgcgattctgagaaacgcgacttgtagtcgcgttttctttgaaaacgcgttttctgcttcgatttttagcagaatttcaacttttgaaaaattacaaaaggtaccccaatgactcagaattcatcatagatcatttgtttgccaattttaattactggaacaaatgtaaaacattaaaaacatgcattttacccctttataatgaatcaaaaacacctttaatgcaaatcgaggggttgagttgtttgatcaaagttcgccttttttgtactcaattggtcatccttgccttcaattgccaaccctacattacaaaaacaacaatttagctaaaacattgattcaaaccacaaaatcacaccaagttaacaaatataacctaaatattgggttgcctcccaattagcgcttttgtttatagtcgttggctcgactgaaaaagttgaatcactttagagcattagagagcgattttctccccatgggtcgaaactcccgaaccaatccaccatgtggtgaaccatgcattgatcttcatagtccaatttcctcaaatgccaaggaggaatattagacttgtcatagagaggctcaacttcaccttggagtggattttgcttgtcttttctgaattggctcaacttttcaccattttcttcatggaatgGAGAATTTttaagccaacttccatccttatcttctcctcctttgttcctacaccatgaaagttagtaccaaggacatttataaatttaacttcttcggtcctttcttggttaaccttttcatcatatggcatattagacacaagagcagtaggctctatactcccttctttattatccaaattgaattccaattcctcaccattaacccgtaatataagcttacctttttctacatcaattatagttcgtgtagtggctaaaaacggtcgtcctagaataattggcattctcacatcttcttcaatatctaagacaacaaaatccacaggtattatagattgtcttacctttatgagcacattttccaaaatacccatggaacgtgtgattgaccgatccgccaattgcaatg from Coffea eugenioides isolate CCC68of chromosome 8, Ceug_1.0, whole genome shotgun sequence encodes the following:
- the LOC113780545 gene encoding B3 domain-containing protein At5g24050-like gives rise to the protein MGKSSSNDDERRLDYSGIELYPNWGKFDILVAVAEVERIRLEEEEKERKLRRNLSTFLKLLAEKETEESSMDNGSDGVGKLQLLVGKIDVNFTKGKRSFRRKTGSNHTLLSEELPSAISQFDFEGKHQEDDGNHVLFSYGDIIKKPQLKRLGSPSEENCTDHQEIEMPRSKKAKGKPRYPDGPLTSTISTIPEKFKNRILEFGGSEESIVFVFQKVLTETDVKTHFSRLLVPFKQIKNGFLTAEEQARFWDPNQKFGIDAIFVDPSLDEGRMNLRRWEMGKKDGKISYNFALITNWVKVVQKNELRQGMTVHLWAFRRDLQLGFALILV